From bacterium, one genomic window encodes:
- a CDS encoding FAD-dependent oxidoreductase, with product MIKLTINNKEIEAHEGQTVLEAAKTAGIEIPTLCYLQGIPPYGGCRLCVVEVSSGGRPRVVVSCLYPVAQGLQVVTDSEEIIKIRKIIVELLLARCPNSAPIQKLAASFGLKEPRFPKRDDNCILCGLCVRACNEVMGRGAIGFVGRGIERKVKAPFDGRSPVCMACGACLQVCPTGAIRPEDVSTQEVRPILSEYDMNLKGRPTIYIPYPQAVPKKAVIDPTTCVGLNTGKCRVCAEVCEAKAIDFEQREEKINLDVGSIILASGFELIDPKIKGEYGYSYYPNVLTSLEFERYLSASGPTGGHVIRPSDQAEPKKVAWIQCVGSRDIDRPYCSSVCCMYATKEAIIAKEHSPELEPTIFFMDLRAFGKGFDKYYQRAEKEYGVRYIRSQVSKVYEMPHTRNLQIRYLVNGDRREEEFDLVVLSVGLRTKEKLRQLADILGVERNTYDFIQSQAFSSTTLKEGIYACGAVEEPKDIPETVMQASAAAACAEELLQDVRGELIEHKAYPPERDINGQEPRIGVFVCRCGINIAATVDVPAVVKYAGTLPHVVVSQEAIYACSSDNQAKIREAITNHKLNRVVVAACTPRTHEPLFQGTIREAGLNPYLFEMANIRDQCSWVHQSLPAEATAKAKDLVRMAAASSRHLQPLHLLQAEITRVGLVIGGGVSGMRAALSLASQGFKVHLIEKEAELGGNLRRVYFTLKGNDPQAYLKSLIEQMRNHQLIEVHLSSELEEITGHVGHFKSAIRNPQSTLDEIEHGVLIVATGGTEYQPTEYLYGQDKRVITQLELEKHLVYPPSDIRHPHSVVMIGCVGSRDEERPYCSRLCCAQAIKNALKIKEKYPQTDVYYLYRDIRTYGFKESYYQAAREAGVIFIRYDEGHKPEVTGGDRLQVKVRDPILGEDLILEPDLMVLNAAVVARPEASKISEALKVTLGSDGFFLEAHLKLRPVDFATDGMFLAGLAHSPKPLSENISQAEAAAGRAVTVLAKDYLEVGGVISVVDTEVCAACLTCVRACPYEVPFINPDGVAEIDPAKCHGCGICAAECPAKAIQLCHFQDVQILAKCEGAMH from the coding sequence ATGATCAAGCTTACTATAAATAATAAAGAAATCGAGGCCCATGAAGGGCAGACGGTCTTAGAGGCAGCTAAAACAGCCGGGATCGAGATACCTACCCTTTGTTACCTCCAGGGAATTCCCCCTTATGGCGGGTGCCGGCTTTGTGTGGTCGAGGTTAGCTCAGGCGGCCGGCCAAGGGTGGTTGTTTCCTGCCTTTATCCGGTGGCGCAAGGGCTTCAGGTTGTTACGGATTCAGAGGAGATCATCAAGATAAGGAAGATCATTGTTGAGCTGCTTCTGGCCAGATGCCCTAACTCGGCGCCTATTCAGAAACTGGCCGCTTCTTTTGGCCTGAAAGAGCCTCGATTCCCAAAGCGAGATGACAACTGCATCCTGTGCGGCCTGTGTGTGCGGGCATGCAATGAGGTGATGGGCCGGGGCGCCATTGGCTTTGTGGGGCGGGGTATTGAACGAAAGGTCAAAGCCCCCTTTGACGGCCGGTCTCCTGTCTGTATGGCTTGCGGCGCCTGCCTCCAGGTCTGTCCCACCGGCGCCATCAGGCCAGAGGATGTTTCTACCCAAGAGGTCCGACCCATCCTTTCCGAATACGACATGAATCTAAAAGGCCGGCCAACCATCTACATCCCTTATCCCCAGGCCGTGCCCAAAAAGGCGGTTATTGATCCAACCACCTGCGTCGGGTTAAATACTGGAAAGTGCCGGGTCTGTGCCGAGGTCTGCGAGGCTAAGGCCATTGATTTTGAGCAGAGAGAAGAAAAGATCAACCTCGATGTCGGTTCTATAATCCTGGCCTCAGGGTTTGAGCTGATTGACCCGAAGATCAAAGGCGAATATGGCTATAGCTATTATCCTAATGTCTTGACTTCCCTTGAATTTGAGCGGTATCTTTCCGCCTCTGGGCCTACGGGTGGCCACGTCATCAGGCCTTCTGACCAGGCTGAGCCTAAAAAGGTCGCCTGGATTCAGTGCGTTGGCAGCCGTGATATAGACCGGCCTTATTGCTCTTCAGTTTGCTGTATGTATGCCACCAAGGAGGCTATTATTGCTAAAGAACATTCACCAGAGCTTGAGCCAACCATATTCTTTATGGATTTGCGGGCCTTTGGCAAGGGATTTGATAAATACTACCAGCGGGCAGAAAAGGAATACGGCGTGCGATATATCAGGTCGCAGGTCTCTAAGGTCTATGAGATGCCCCATACCCGAAATCTTCAGATACGATACCTGGTAAATGGAGACCGGCGGGAGGAAGAGTTTGACCTGGTGGTCCTCTCGGTGGGCTTGCGGACAAAAGAGAAACTGAGACAATTAGCCGACATCTTAGGGGTGGAGAGAAATACCTACGACTTCATCCAGAGTCAGGCATTTTCGTCTACTACCCTGAAGGAAGGCATCTATGCCTGCGGGGCGGTTGAGGAGCCAAAGGATATTCCCGAGACGGTAATGCAGGCCTCGGCCGCGGCAGCCTGTGCAGAAGAGTTGCTGCAGGATGTCCGGGGAGAATTAATCGAGCATAAAGCATATCCTCCCGAAAGGGACATAAATGGCCAGGAACCAAGAATCGGTGTCTTTGTTTGCCGATGTGGGATCAATATTGCGGCCACGGTAGATGTGCCGGCTGTAGTCAAATATGCCGGGACTTTGCCCCATGTGGTCGTTTCTCAAGAGGCTATCTATGCCTGTTCTTCTGATAATCAGGCCAAAATAAGAGAGGCTATAACTAACCATAAACTCAATCGGGTGGTCGTGGCCGCCTGCACGCCCAGGACTCACGAACCGCTCTTTCAGGGGACCATCCGTGAGGCCGGGCTAAACCCCTATCTGTTTGAGATGGCCAATATTCGGGATCAATGTTCCTGGGTGCATCAGAGTCTCCCCGCCGAAGCCACGGCCAAGGCCAAAGACCTGGTCAGAATGGCGGCGGCCAGTTCCAGGCATCTTCAACCCCTTCATTTACTTCAGGCTGAGATAACCCGAGTCGGTCTGGTCATTGGAGGCGGGGTTTCCGGGATGAGGGCCGCTCTGTCGTTGGCCTCGCAGGGTTTTAAGGTCCATCTAATAGAGAAGGAAGCCGAATTAGGCGGCAACCTGCGTCGGGTTTATTTTACCCTGAAGGGTAATGATCCCCAGGCCTATCTGAAGTCCCTGATAGAGCAGATGCGGAATCACCAGTTAATCGAGGTGCATCTGTCCAGCGAACTGGAAGAAATAACCGGCCATGTCGGGCATTTTAAATCCGCCATCCGTAATCCGCAATCCACCCTCGATGAGATTGAGCATGGGGTGTTGATTGTGGCTACAGGTGGGACAGAATACCAGCCCACCGAATACCTTTATGGTCAGGATAAGCGGGTTATTACCCAATTAGAATTGGAGAAGCACCTGGTCTATCCGCCATCTGACATCCGCCATCCGCATTCGGTAGTGATGATCGGCTGTGTTGGTTCCAGAGATGAAGAGCGGCCCTATTGCAGCCGTCTGTGTTGTGCCCAGGCGATTAAGAATGCCCTTAAGATAAAAGAGAAATACCCCCAAACCGATGTTTACTATCTCTATCGAGACATCAGGACTTACGGATTTAAAGAGAGCTATTATCAGGCGGCCAGAGAGGCCGGGGTGATCTTCATTCGATATGATGAAGGACATAAGCCGGAGGTTACTGGCGGTGACAGGCTGCAGGTAAAGGTCAGGGATCCGATCTTAGGCGAAGACCTGATCCTGGAACCGGATTTGATGGTTTTAAACGCGGCGGTAGTGGCTCGACCGGAGGCCAGTAAGATTTCGGAAGCCCTCAAGGTGACCCTGGGAAGTGACGGTTTCTTCTTAGAGGCCCATCTGAAGCTGCGACCGGTAGATTTTGCTACTGACGGCATGTTTCTGGCCGGACTGGCCCATTCACCCAAGCCGCTTTCTGAAAATATCTCCCAGGCGGAAGCGGCGGCCGGCCGGGCGGTCACTGTTCTGGCCAAAGATTATCTGGAGGTGGGCGGGGTAATTTCAGTGGTTGACACCGAGGTATGCGCCGCCTGCTTGACCTGTGTCCGGGCATGTCCTTACGAGGTGCCTTTTATTAATCCTGACGGCGTGGCTGAGATAGATCCGGCCAAATGCCACGGCTGCGGTATCTGTGCGGCTGAATGTCCGGCCAAGGCTATCCAGTTATGTCACTTCCAAGACGTGCAGATTCTGGCTAAGTGTGAAGGGGCTATGCATTAA
- a CDS encoding hydrogenase iron-sulfur subunit: MADDFKPKIVAFCCHYCAYGAADLAGSMRLQYPPNIRVVRLPCTGKVDVLYLLRAFEEGADGVYVAGCLEGNCHFLKGNIRARKRVEYAKNLLDQIGLGGARLEMYNMSASMGTKFAEVAAEMTRRIKELGASPLNRK; the protein is encoded by the coding sequence ATGGCTGATGATTTCAAACCGAAGATTGTGGCCTTTTGCTGTCATTACTGTGCTTATGGGGCAGCGGATCTGGCCGGTTCTATGCGGCTTCAGTATCCACCTAATATCAGGGTAGTCAGACTTCCATGCACGGGCAAGGTGGATGTGCTGTATCTACTTCGGGCCTTTGAGGAAGGGGCTGATGGCGTCTATGTGGCCGGTTGCCTGGAAGGGAACTGTCACTTCTTAAAGGGCAATATCAGGGCCAGAAAGCGGGTGGAATATGCCAAAAACCTTCTGGATCAGATTGGTTTGGGCGGAGCTCGGTTAGAGATGTATAATATGAGCGCCTCGATGGGCACTAAATTTGCCGAGGTGGCGGCAGAGATGACCAGGCGGATAAAAGAATTGGGGGCCAGTCCACTCAACCGAAAGTGA
- a CDS encoding methylenetetrahydrofolate reductase C-terminal domain-containing protein: protein MVDMIIAAQKPLEEIKSIVTKHKKILLLGCGTCVTVCMAGGEKEVGILASALRMARRLAGNEIEIIEATILRQCEWEYLEEITQKVDEVEAVLSMACGVGVQAMAQQFPDKLIYPALNTTSLGMPVQPGLWVENCRGCGNCGLARFGAVCPIARCSKNLLNGPCGGSQNGKCEVNPETDCGWQLIYERLERLGQLELLEDILPPKDWSTDRDNGPRRTIREDVFIADVKGGKA from the coding sequence ATGGTTGATATGATCATTGCGGCACAAAAACCGTTAGAAGAAATAAAGTCAATAGTGACTAAGCACAAAAAAATACTCCTGCTGGGCTGCGGAACCTGCGTTACGGTCTGTATGGCCGGCGGAGAGAAGGAAGTGGGGATATTGGCTTCGGCTTTGCGAATGGCCCGCAGGCTGGCGGGAAACGAGATTGAGATAATTGAGGCTACTATTCTCAGACAGTGTGAATGGGAGTATCTGGAAGAGATAACTCAAAAGGTGGACGAGGTGGAGGCCGTGCTTTCTATGGCTTGTGGGGTAGGCGTCCAGGCTATGGCTCAGCAGTTTCCGGATAAGCTGATCTATCCGGCCCTGAACACGACTTCCCTGGGGATGCCTGTTCAGCCCGGATTATGGGTGGAAAATTGCCGGGGATGCGGCAACTGCGGTCTGGCCAGGTTTGGGGCGGTCTGTCCCATTGCCCGCTGCTCCAAAAATTTATTAAACGGCCCCTGCGGCGGTTCTCAGAACGGCAAATGTGAGGTCAATCCTGAGACAGACTGCGGCTGGCAGTTGATTTATGAGCGGCTGGAAAGGTTGGGTCAACTGGAACTATTAGAAGATATCCTGCCGCCCAAGGATTGGTCTACGGATCGAGATAATGGGCCAAGGCGGACCATCAGAGAAGATGTGTTTATTGCAGATGTTAAGGGAGGGAAGGCATAA
- a CDS encoding methylenetetrahydrofolate reductase encodes MKRLFKDALKSGDFVITTEIGPPKGTNIEKMLHHIDLLKDKVDGLNVTDNQSSVMRLSSLAVCHLIKDRGGQPILQMTCRDRNRMALQADLLSAYVLGVENVLCLTGDHIMLGDHKGAKQVFDLDSVQLIAAVRTLEGGKDIGGNDLDGAVSFCVGATATPEADRMGPQLLKFRKKIKAGAEFFQTQAVYDMDKLKEFMKYAGQFEEVKILAGILVLTSVGMATYLNAKVAGVTVPEKLIEEVKSAGKGQGIVKGKEIAARHIKQIKEEGICHGVHLMAIGKEEIVPEILKMAGIK; translated from the coding sequence ATGAAGAGACTATTTAAAGATGCCCTGAAATCGGGTGATTTTGTCATTACTACTGAGATCGGCCCTCCCAAAGGCACTAATATTGAAAAGATGCTTCATCATATCGACCTCTTGAAGGATAAAGTGGACGGGCTTAATGTGACCGACAATCAATCATCGGTGATGAGGCTTTCCTCGCTGGCTGTCTGCCACCTGATCAAAGACCGCGGAGGCCAGCCTATCCTTCAGATGACCTGCCGGGACAGAAACCGGATGGCCCTTCAAGCCGACCTGTTATCGGCTTATGTCCTGGGCGTGGAAAATGTCCTCTGTCTGACCGGGGATCATATTATGCTGGGCGACCATAAAGGGGCCAAGCAGGTCTTCGATTTGGACTCGGTGCAATTAATTGCCGCCGTCAGGACGTTAGAGGGCGGTAAGGATATCGGGGGAAACGACCTGGATGGGGCGGTCTCTTTTTGTGTCGGGGCGACGGCTACGCCGGAGGCGGACAGGATGGGACCCCAATTATTGAAATTCAGAAAGAAGATCAAGGCCGGGGCAGAATTTTTTCAGACCCAGGCCGTCTATGACATGGACAAGTTAAAGGAATTTATGAAATATGCTGGCCAGTTTGAAGAAGTGAAGATACTGGCCGGGATACTGGTGCTGACCTCGGTCGGTATGGCCACGTACCTGAACGCCAAGGTAGCCGGCGTAACGGTTCCGGAAAAACTTATTGAAGAAGTCAAGTCGGCCGGAAAAGGGCAGGGGATCGTCAAGGGCAAGGAGATCGCGGCCCGACATATTAAGCAGATAAAAGAAGAGGGCATCTGCCATGGGGTTCATTTGATGGCTATCGGCAAAGAGGAGATCGTGCCTGAGATACTTAAGATGGCCGGGATAAAATAG
- the nuoE gene encoding NADH-quinone oxidoreductase subunit NuoE, translating to MEREKADKLQAIIEKYKGIKGALIPALQEVQDLFNYLPDKALQAVGKGLKIPLSRIYGVVTFYTQFHLVPQGKNSIHVCTGTACHVKGAKKILERIESLLGIKDGDTTEDLNFTLRSVRCVGTCFLAPVMMINQDYFGELAEKKIEEAIKQYN from the coding sequence ATGGAAAGAGAAAAGGCGGATAAATTACAAGCCATTATTGAAAAATACAAGGGAATAAAGGGTGCTTTGATTCCGGCCCTTCAGGAAGTGCAGGACTTATTTAATTACTTACCGGATAAGGCCCTCCAGGCGGTGGGAAAGGGCTTAAAGATTCCTTTAAGCCGCATCTATGGCGTGGTCACCTTTTACACCCAATTTCATCTTGTTCCTCAGGGTAAGAATTCTATTCACGTCTGTACCGGGACGGCCTGCCACGTCAAAGGGGCTAAAAAGATCCTTGAAAGGATAGAAAGTCTACTGGGGATTAAAGATGGGGACACTACCGAAGACCTTAATTTTACTTTAAGATCGGTTCGTTGTGTGGGCACATGTTTCCTGGCCCCGGTGATGATGATCAACCAGGATTATTTTGGAGAATTGGCTGAAAAGAAAATAGAAGAGGCCATCAAACAGTATAATTAG